The genomic interval CAGCAATCTATTCTGGCCATTTTGAGAAATAAAAACTAATATTTAATATTATCTTATCTCAAAATTCAAGAAATGTACAAAGTGTCAGGTTTTACGACCTGGCACTTTTGTTTTAAAGCTAGTTTCAGATTTAATTAAGAACCAATTCATGGAAAAAATACATGCAACTACCGTCCTTGGCGTACTTCATAACGGTACAGTATCACTAGGCGCGGACGGTCAGGCAACGATGGGAACTACTGTTGCAAAAGGAAATGTCAAAAAAATAAGGGTTTTAATGGGTGGTAAAATACTGGCAGGTTTTGCCGGATCTACAGCTGATGCATTTACGCTGATTGAACGCTTTGAAGAAAAACTGAATGCGTATGGTGGTAATATGAAAAGAGCGGCAATTGAGCTGGCAAAAGACTGGCGTACCGATCGTTACCTGCGAAAACTGGAAGCAATGATGATTACGGCTTCTAAAGACGAAATTTTGGTAATTTCAGGAACAGGTGATGTTCTGGAACCCGAAAACGGAATTGCGGCAATAGGATCCGGTGGGAATTTTGCTTTATCCGCAGCTCAGGCATTGAAAAAACATGCCCCGCATTTGTCAGCTGAAGATATGGTAAGGGAAAGTTTAACCGTTGCCGCAGACCTTTGTATTTATACCAATCACAATTTTGTTATTGAAAAAGTACAGCAGTAAAATCCTGACAGAAAAATGGCTGGAAGTTGTGTTTCCAGCCGTTTTTCTGTTTTCAGGGATTTATAAATTCTTTGCAATTTTGTAGTATTCGATTTCTTCCTTCATAAAAGAATCTGAGAACTTACTGAATCCAAATCTTTCATAAAATCCCAGGGCATTGGTCCGGGCGTCGCACCAGATTCTATTGTGCTGA from Dyadobacter sp. NIV53 carries:
- the hslV gene encoding ATP-dependent protease subunit HslV; this encodes MEKIHATTVLGVLHNGTVSLGADGQATMGTTVAKGNVKKIRVLMGGKILAGFAGSTADAFTLIERFEEKLNAYGGNMKRAAIELAKDWRTDRYLRKLEAMMITASKDEILVISGTGDVLEPENGIAAIGSGGNFALSAAQALKKHAPHLSAEDMVRESLTVAADLCIYTNHNFVIEKVQQ